A genomic region of uncultured Paludibaculum sp. contains the following coding sequences:
- a CDS encoding ATP-binding cassette domain-containing protein, which yields MNQTLRAEGLTKSFGPVQAAGGVSLSVQAGEVVGLLGPNGAGKTTILRMIAGILTPDQGEVFINGINVALNPLATKSRIGFHSGDTQLYQRLNAREALEYFGRLYGMNERALHHRIEELIEQLEMGSFASRPCGTLSSGQKQRANIARAFLHEPDLLILDEPTNALDIVSGQFIVEAIRREKAAGRAVLFSTHIMGEAEYLCDRIALLHQGRVVDEGTVPELLERAGCGNLTDAFLKNIGARRNGVTA from the coding sequence ATGAATCAGACGTTGCGGGCCGAGGGCCTGACCAAGTCGTTTGGCCCGGTGCAGGCCGCCGGGGGAGTCAGTCTCTCGGTGCAGGCCGGGGAAGTGGTGGGGCTTCTCGGACCGAACGGTGCGGGCAAGACAACCATCTTGCGCATGATCGCCGGCATTCTCACGCCCGACCAGGGTGAGGTCTTCATCAACGGCATCAACGTCGCGCTGAATCCACTGGCCACCAAATCCCGCATTGGATTCCACTCCGGCGACACCCAGCTCTACCAGCGCCTCAACGCACGGGAGGCCCTGGAGTACTTCGGCCGTCTGTATGGAATGAATGAGCGCGCGCTGCACCATCGCATCGAGGAGCTGATCGAACAACTGGAGATGGGTTCGTTCGCCTCGCGCCCCTGCGGGACGCTCTCCTCCGGACAGAAACAAAGGGCGAACATCGCCCGGGCGTTTCTGCACGAGCCCGACTTGCTGATCCTTGATGAGCCTACCAACGCCCTCGACATCGTCAGCGGCCAGTTCATCGTCGAAGCCATCCGCCGCGAGAAGGCGGCCGGACGGGCGGTTCTCTTTTCCACGCACATCATGGGCGAAGCCGAGTATCTCTGCGACCGCATCGCGCTGCTCCACCAGGGCCGCGTCGTCGATGAGGGCACCGTACCCGAACTGCTGGAACGCGCGGGCTGCGGCAATCTCACAGACGCGTTCCTTAAGAACATCGGTGCTCGCCGCAACGGAGTCACGGCATGA
- a CDS encoding ABC transporter permease subunit/CPBP intramembrane protease, with the protein MRFATVLTIYRKELREALRDRRTIFMMIGLPILLYPLLMIGISRLQEGQEAAQAARASRVAVWGVLPLDAQERMLKSGKFELLPWAGVTESVRAGLEMGQFAPPPTPPIDLEGDDKPPVPKKMPDTAWAKAAQQAILDRRADAILIAWPSFGVQLQRGDMATASILYDSVRPDSRKARDRVSDYLRQYRIDLLRLRERQRDLPSGFATGIDLQSTNVASEQRKSGMLVGMLLPYMLILFSAMSGFYAAIDMTAGEKERGTMQTLLCAPVESLEIIGGKFLAVWSIAMIATVVNLLSLSLTFTRLKLIPGMQTSVPASSYLIAFLMLVPISLMVNAVFLAVGAFAKDFKDGQNFLTPILMSLLVPLVATMTPGIELNGYLAFVPVVNIALLIKGVFLGEWAADTLFLVMLSSLCYASIALVFAAHIFERNSLLLGGKEHLSGVFDFSRHPGARPTPAVSLLVFAVALVLAFYGSLSLMRYGLPTVLIVMQFGFFLLPCLALVRLKGYSFPETFSLRRPSWRAIAACILIGLSAWAVAGGLLVRLLPPPESLQKAMERLLLLDDKPAPLWQALLLVGMVPAICEETLFRGLILSGFRRLGMWPAILASGLLFGLAHASIYRLLPTFALGVTFGYAVWKTRSILAGVICHALNNGLMAVLARSKNIVEELGLSGSKYVPWTIIAAACVVMALGLWLLAREGGSEPAESA; encoded by the coding sequence ATGAGATTCGCCACTGTCCTCACGATCTATCGCAAGGAGCTTCGCGAGGCCCTGCGCGACCGCCGGACCATCTTCATGATGATCGGCCTGCCCATCCTGCTCTACCCGCTGCTGATGATCGGAATCAGCCGGCTGCAGGAGGGCCAGGAAGCCGCGCAGGCGGCCCGCGCGTCGCGCGTCGCGGTCTGGGGCGTGCTACCCCTGGACGCCCAGGAACGCATGTTGAAGTCGGGCAAGTTCGAGTTGCTGCCATGGGCGGGCGTCACTGAATCAGTGCGTGCCGGCCTGGAGATGGGGCAGTTTGCGCCGCCGCCGACGCCGCCCATCGATCTGGAAGGCGACGACAAACCTCCGGTGCCCAAGAAGATGCCGGACACAGCCTGGGCCAAGGCCGCCCAGCAGGCTATTCTCGACCGCCGGGCCGATGCGATCCTCATCGCCTGGCCATCGTTCGGCGTGCAATTACAGCGCGGCGACATGGCGACGGCCAGCATCCTCTACGACTCCGTCAGACCCGATTCCCGCAAGGCGCGCGATCGCGTCAGCGACTACCTGCGGCAGTACCGCATCGACCTGCTGCGCCTGCGTGAGAGGCAGCGCGACCTGCCCAGCGGCTTCGCCACCGGCATTGATCTGCAGAGCACGAATGTCGCCAGCGAGCAGCGCAAGTCCGGCATGTTGGTGGGCATGCTGCTGCCCTATATGCTGATCCTGTTCTCCGCGATGAGCGGCTTCTACGCGGCCATCGATATGACGGCCGGTGAGAAGGAACGCGGCACGATGCAGACCCTGCTCTGCGCGCCGGTGGAGTCGCTGGAGATCATCGGCGGCAAGTTCCTGGCGGTGTGGAGTATCGCCATGATCGCCACCGTCGTCAACCTGCTGAGCCTATCCCTCACGTTCACCCGGCTGAAGCTGATTCCCGGCATGCAGACCAGCGTGCCGGCGTCTTCCTACCTGATCGCCTTCCTGATGCTCGTGCCCATCTCACTGATGGTCAACGCCGTCTTCCTGGCCGTGGGCGCCTTCGCCAAGGACTTCAAGGACGGCCAGAACTTCCTCACGCCCATCCTGATGAGCCTGCTGGTGCCGCTGGTAGCGACCATGACGCCGGGCATCGAGTTGAACGGATATCTGGCCTTCGTGCCCGTGGTGAACATCGCACTGCTCATCAAGGGCGTCTTCCTGGGCGAATGGGCGGCCGACACGCTGTTCCTGGTGATGCTGAGTTCGCTGTGCTACGCGTCCATCGCGCTGGTCTTCGCGGCTCACATCTTCGAGCGCAATTCGCTGCTGCTGGGCGGCAAGGAGCATCTCTCCGGCGTCTTCGATTTCTCCCGCCACCCCGGGGCACGGCCCACGCCGGCTGTCTCGTTGCTGGTGTTTGCCGTCGCGCTCGTGCTGGCGTTCTACGGCAGCCTGAGCCTCATGCGTTACGGGTTGCCCACGGTGCTTATCGTGATGCAGTTCGGCTTCTTCCTGCTGCCTTGTCTGGCCTTGGTCCGGCTCAAGGGTTATAGCTTCCCCGAAACCTTCTCGCTGCGACGCCCTTCCTGGCGGGCCATCGCCGCCTGCATTCTGATCGGTTTGTCGGCCTGGGCCGTGGCCGGCGGCCTGCTGGTGAGACTCCTGCCACCGCCAGAGTCGCTGCAAAAGGCCATGGAGCGGCTGCTGCTGCTGGACGACAAGCCGGCACCGCTATGGCAGGCCCTCCTACTGGTCGGCATGGTGCCCGCCATCTGCGAGGAGACACTGTTCCGCGGTCTGATCCTGAGCGGCTTCCGCCGCCTGGGCATGTGGCCGGCGATTCTGGCTTCGGGCCTGCTGTTCGGCCTCGCCCACGCCTCCATCTACCGGCTGTTGCCCACGTTCGCGCTGGGCGTCACCTTCGGCTACGCCGTGTGGAAGACGCGGTCAATTCTTGCCGGAGTCATTTGTCACGCCCTGAACAACGGGCTGATGGCCGTGCTGGCGCGCTCAAAGAACATCGTCGAGGAACTG
- a CDS encoding SDR family NAD(P)-dependent oxidoreductase, with protein MRLELDGAKALVTGGSNGIGLAITEALRACGAQVTVADLESAPPVDVTDYQSLAAAFDAAGPLDVVVANAGAVTVAPLDNTTMEQWNRLLAINLSGAFQTIQLAARQMKPRRRGAIVLTASTNSYDGEPDLIAYNATKAGLLGLLHTAAGELGPYGIRINAVCPGLIRTRLTEPHFAQPEVLKSYFQHIPLGRGGQPVEVANAVAFLASPLASFITGATLLVDGGQMATKFGTWNETFAQFNTDHWELK; from the coding sequence ATGCGGCTCGAACTCGACGGCGCCAAGGCTCTGGTCACTGGCGGCAGTAACGGCATTGGCCTGGCCATCACGGAAGCTTTGCGCGCCTGCGGCGCCCAGGTGACGGTGGCCGATCTGGAATCGGCGCCCCCGGTCGACGTCACCGACTACCAATCCCTGGCCGCGGCCTTCGACGCCGCCGGACCGCTGGATGTCGTCGTCGCCAATGCCGGCGCGGTCACGGTGGCTCCCCTCGACAACACGACGATGGAGCAGTGGAACCGGCTGCTGGCGATCAACCTGTCCGGGGCATTCCAGACGATTCAGTTGGCGGCGCGCCAGATGAAACCCCGGCGGCGCGGAGCCATCGTGCTCACCGCCTCGACGAATTCCTACGACGGCGAACCCGACCTCATCGCCTACAACGCCACCAAGGCCGGCCTGCTGGGCTTGCTGCATACGGCGGCCGGCGAACTGGGCCCCTACGGTATCCGCATCAACGCCGTGTGCCCCGGACTGATCCGCACCCGCCTGACCGAGCCTCACTTCGCCCAGCCTGAGGTGTTGAAGAGCTACTTCCAACACATCCCGCTGGGCCGCGGCGGCCAACCCGTGGAAGTGGCCAACGCGGTTGCCTTTCTGGCGTCGCCGCTAGCGTCGTTCATCACCGGAGCCACGCTGCTGGTGGACGGCGGCCAGATGGCGACCAAGTTCGGGACCTGGAACGAGACCTTTGCTCAATTCAACACGGATCATTGGGAACTGAAATGA